One Bradyrhizobium sp. CCGB12 genomic window carries:
- a CDS encoding gamma-glutamyl-gamma-aminobutyrate hydrolase family protein, which translates to MRKPVVGVIGNAHRVENRFQVQMVGERNLRAVAEVCGGLPVMFAGSPDITDIAALLDTVDGVILTGARANVHPTRFNVDPCEKHEPYDIHRDEVALALSLACVARGIPLFGICRGLQEMNVAFGGSLHPEIREIPGRMNHRMPRLENGEIHPDPTVVFADRHDVDLTPGGAFAQLLGCEKIRVNSLHGQGILEPGRRVLIEGIAEDGTIEAIRIAEARTFALGVQWHAEYDPQRNPINRKLFEAFGEALVARQKAAA; encoded by the coding sequence ATGAGAAAGCCGGTCGTCGGCGTGATCGGGAACGCCCATCGCGTCGAAAATCGATTTCAGGTCCAGATGGTCGGCGAGCGAAACTTGCGCGCCGTAGCCGAGGTCTGCGGCGGCTTGCCGGTGATGTTCGCGGGCTCGCCCGACATTACCGATATCGCGGCGCTGCTCGATACCGTCGACGGCGTCATCCTCACCGGCGCTCGGGCCAACGTGCACCCGACCCGTTTCAACGTCGATCCCTGCGAGAAGCACGAACCCTACGACATCCACCGCGACGAGGTCGCGCTGGCGCTTTCGCTTGCCTGCGTTGCCCGCGGCATCCCGTTGTTCGGCATCTGCCGGGGCCTCCAGGAAATGAACGTCGCCTTTGGCGGTTCGCTGCATCCCGAGATCCGCGAAATCCCCGGCCGCATGAACCACCGCATGCCCAGGCTCGAGAACGGCGAGATCCATCCCGATCCGACCGTGGTGTTCGCCGACCGCCATGACGTCGACCTCACGCCCGGCGGGGCGTTCGCGCAGTTGCTCGGCTGCGAGAAGATCAGGGTCAACTCGCTGCATGGTCAGGGTATCCTGGAGCCCGGCCGACGCGTGCTGATCGAGGGCATTGCCGAGGACGGCACCATCGAGGCGATCCGCATCGCGGAAGCGCGAACCTTCGCGCTCGGCGTGCAATGGCACGCCGAATACGACCCGCAGCGCAATCCCATCAACCGCAAGCTGTTCGAGGCCTTCGGCGAGGCGCTGGTGGCGCGGCAGAAGGCGGCGGCGTAG
- a CDS encoding integrase core domain-containing protein: MRDNSFDRTIERNYLQKWRFLIAEYEEVKAGRSATFRRVGDFYKHHGTCSQTFRKYYNRYLRSGAEADLLPQRRGPKWRERREPQGIEAEIVACRTRGMNRYEVHAALRERRDTVPSLSTIYRVFKRNQLNRRTPTMREEKRRIIKDKIGELGHVDLHQLSRDMFLAPPSSPAFIVSLVDSCSRLAWAEVLTSKKALPVMFKTLKMINTLNVTYGIQFAEILSDNGAEFASRNTPEEHPFEAMLIELGIKHRYTRPYRPQTNGKVERFWRTLDDDVIEGATFDNLDHFANELFEYVIYYNNFRPHQALGGKTPKEFAEAQT, from the coding sequence ATGCGCGACAACAGCTTCGACCGGACGATTGAGCGGAATTATCTTCAGAAGTGGCGGTTCCTGATCGCCGAGTATGAGGAGGTGAAGGCCGGGCGGTCGGCGACGTTCCGCCGGGTGGGAGACTTCTACAAGCACCACGGCACCTGCTCGCAGACCTTCCGGAAGTACTACAACCGCTACCTGCGGAGCGGCGCGGAGGCTGACCTGTTGCCGCAACGCCGCGGACCGAAGTGGCGCGAGCGCCGCGAGCCGCAAGGCATCGAGGCGGAGATCGTTGCTTGCCGAACGCGCGGCATGAACCGGTACGAGGTCCACGCTGCCTTGCGCGAACGGCGAGATACGGTACCGTCGCTCTCGACCATCTACCGGGTCTTCAAACGCAATCAGCTCAACCGCCGCACCCCGACGATGCGCGAGGAGAAACGTCGTATTATCAAGGACAAGATCGGCGAGCTCGGCCATGTCGACCTGCACCAGCTGTCCCGCGACATGTTCCTGGCGCCCCCCTCAAGCCCCGCCTTTATCGTCAGCCTGGTCGACAGTTGCTCGCGCCTGGCCTGGGCCGAGGTGCTGACTTCAAAAAAGGCCCTGCCGGTCATGTTTAAGACCTTGAAGATGATCAACACGCTCAACGTCACCTATGGGATCCAGTTTGCCGAGATCCTGTCCGACAACGGCGCGGAGTTCGCATCCCGCAACACGCCTGAAGAGCATCCCTTCGAGGCCATGCTGATCGAGCTCGGCATCAAGCATCGCTACACCAGACCCTACCGGCCGCAGACCAACGGCAAGGTCGAACGCTTCTGGCGAACCCTGGACGACGACGTCATCGAAGGCGCAACCTTCGATAACCTAGACCACTTCGCCAACGAGCTGTTCGAGTACGTGATCTACTACAATAACTTCAGGCCCCATCAGGCCCTCGGCGGCAAGACACCGAAGGAATTTGCCGAGGCCCAGACCTAA